The following is a genomic window from Dehalococcoidia bacterium.
CCCGTCATTCCGGTGAAGACCGGAGTGACGTAGAAGAGTCTCTTGTTTGTCATTGCGAGCCTGCCGGAGGCGGGCGTGGCAATCTCCGGAGCCGCGGCTCCGGCCTTTCCCCACCCCCCGAGATTGCTTCGTCGCTGCCGGCTCCTCGCAAAGACATCGTAACCTGCTGTCGTTCTTGGGCCCGTTCACTATGTTATCATGAGCCCTTCGCTTCATGTCATTCTGAGCGAAGCGAAGAATCTGGCCACCGCAAGGATAAACTCCGCGAAGAATCTCTGTGCCGCTCATAAACTCAGCATTGGCGATCTCTTAAAAACTCTCCGTAGCGCGACCCTTATGGGTCGCTTTCCGCGAGGCTGATGGTTTTGCACTATTTAATATGACAAATCACAGTAATGGAGGAGTCTATGAGAACCGTCCGAGAATTCTGCCAGGCTGTCTCGAATGGTTTGCCGAAATTGGATAAAGTCATCACACCACGGATGTGCATGAGCAACCTCCTGGCGCAGCAGTCGCCAGAGCTTCTCGATGTTGTTGAGCCAAGGGGAATAGGTCGGCAAGGGAAGCACTATCAGGCGCGGGTCTTCTTGCAGTGCCTCGAGTACTACCGGATGATAATGGTTGGGCCAATTATCCCAAGCCAGATAGATTGTCTTGGCTTGCGGGTAAGCATGGGCAACCTTGCGAATAAACTGGGCAAGACGCTTCACAGAAACCTTAGAGCAATCCCAAGCCAGAACCTTGCCGGTGGCGATATCCAAGAAGCCGACCAC
Proteins encoded in this region:
- a CDS encoding transposase, yielding MKEARLNPGDIVLLLQDEASFYRQPSQSWLWASFGRRQPKMRYSHRSNTLMRVVGFLDIATGKVLAWDCSKVSVKRLAQFIRKVAHAYPQAKTIYLAWDNWPNHYHPVVLEALQEDPRLIVLPLPTYSPWLNNIEKLWRLLRQEVAHAHPWCDDFIQFRQTIRDSLAEFSDGSHRLLHYCDLSY